In Lentibacillus amyloliquefaciens, one DNA window encodes the following:
- the bcp gene encoding thioredoxin-dependent thiol peroxidase, with amino-acid sequence MRAEVGKQAPEFTLNNQDGEQISLSDYKGQNIVLYFYPKDMTPGCTNEACDFRDNKEKFSDLNAVIIGVSPDPVESHQKFIDKHDLPFMLLADVDHQAAEDYGVWNDGIERSTFIIDKEGNLQKEFRKVKVDGHVEEALGYLREAS; translated from the coding sequence ATGCGTGCAGAAGTAGGCAAACAAGCGCCTGAGTTTACATTGAACAATCAGGACGGCGAGCAAATCAGCCTGTCCGACTACAAGGGTCAGAATATTGTTCTCTATTTTTATCCGAAAGATATGACACCAGGCTGCACGAACGAAGCGTGTGACTTCCGTGATAATAAGGAAAAATTCAGTGATCTCAATGCAGTTATTATCGGCGTCAGTCCCGATCCGGTTGAAAGTCACCAGAAGTTCATTGATAAACATGATCTGCCGTTTATGCTGCTGGCGGATGTCGATCACCAAGCTGCAGAAGATTACGGTGTATGGAATGACGGCATCGAACGGTCAACTTTCATCATTGATAAAGAAGGCAATCTGCAGAAAGAATTCCGCAAAGTTAAAGTGGACGGGCATGTGGAAGAAGCCCTTGGCTATTTGCGGGAAGCAAGCTGA
- a CDS encoding potassium channel family protein, with translation MDVISLIVAIGVAVVVAVSILDFIRGGKTRERMHVHEGQFSFEIFYTLLMIYLIVILGFGLIYFVLSMNHILLVEGGELREVSMFGSLIHSFYFSGVTLLTIGYGDITPIGIGRIIALIQALIGYVLPAAFVLKIVQNNQYNRERNDDML, from the coding sequence ATGGATGTTATATCGCTAATTGTTGCAATTGGGGTTGCTGTTGTTGTCGCAGTCAGTATTTTGGATTTTATCCGTGGCGGAAAAACCCGTGAACGTATGCATGTGCACGAAGGCCAGTTCTCTTTTGAAATTTTTTATACATTACTTATGATTTATTTGATCGTCATACTTGGTTTTGGGCTTATTTATTTTGTGTTGTCGATGAATCATATTTTGCTTGTTGAAGGCGGCGAACTTCGGGAAGTCAGTATGTTTGGCTCGTTGATTCATTCGTTTTATTTCAGTGGAGTGACCTTATTGACGATTGGGTACGGGGATATCACGCCGATTGGAATCGGTAGAATCATAGCGCTCATCCAGGCACTGATCGGTTATGTTCTGCCGGCTGCGTTTGTCTTGAAAATTGTACAAAATAATCAGTATAATAGAGAGAGAAATGATGATATGCTATAG